The genomic window GCCGTGCGCTGACGATGGTCGACCGCCTCATCGTCGCCGTCGCCATCAACCCCGCGAAGGAACCGCTCTTCACGGTCGAGGAGCGACTGGCCATGCTCGAGGAAGTGACCGATCGCGATCCGCGGATCGAGTATGCCTCCTTCTCGGGACTGCTGGCCGACTTTGCGCGCAAGCGGAACGCCACGATCGTCGTGCGCGGCCTGCGCGCCGTCAGTGACTTCGAATATGAATTCCAGATGGCGATGATGAATCGCAAGCTGCACGGCTCGCTCGAGACCGTCTTCCTCGTCCCGGCGGTCGACCTGACCTACCTCTCGTCCTCCCTGGTGCGCACCGCGGCTCGCTTCGGCGGCAATCTCGATGGACTGATCCATCCGGCGGTGGCGAAGGCCCTCGCGACCCGGTTCGGGCGGTGAGCTTCCGCGAGTCACTGCGCGCGCGGGCCGCTGGAGCCGGCGCGACGCTCGTCTTTCCCGAGGGCGAGGACCCGCGCGTGCAGGCGGCCGCGGCCACGCTCGCCGCCCTGGGCATCGCGGACTCGATCCTGCTGGGCGCGGGCCAGATCGACCCCGCACAGGATGAGCGGCTGCCCGAGGTCGCCAATTGGCTGCGCCATCGCCGGCCCGCGTCGGTGCGCGATGGCGTGCACGCGCTGGATCTGGCGGCGGACCCGCTGCGCTTCGGCGCCGGCCTGGTCGGGCTCGGGTTGGCCGACGGCTGCATCGCGGGGTCCCTCGCGCCGACGGCCGACGTCCTCCGCGCCGCGCTCTGGGCGATCGGGCTCGCCGATGGCATCACGGCCGTCACCTCGGCGATGTACCTCGGCCTTCCGGACGATCGCGTCCTGACCTACACCGACATCGCGGTGATCCCGGTGCCTACCCCCGAGCAGATGGCGGCGGCCGCGGTCGCCGCCGCCGCCGACCGACGGGCGCTCGTGGGCGACGAGCCGGTCGTGGCCTTCCTCTCCTACAGCACCCTCGGGAGCGCCGCCGGGCCGGAGATCGACCGGGTGCGGGCCGCGCTGGAGCTCTTTCGCGCCATTGCGCCCGACGTGCCGGCCGATGGCGAACTGCAGGCCGATGCCGCCCTCGACGCCTCGGTGGCCGCCCGGAAGTGTCCAGCGTCGCCGGTCGGGGGGCGGGCCAATATCCTGGTCTTTCCCTCGCTCGAGGCGGGGAACATCGCCTACAAGCTGACCGAGCGGCTGGCTGGTGCGTCGGCGGCCGGCCCGCTGCTGCAGGGACTCGCCCGCCCGATGTCCGACCTGTCGCGCGGGGCCACACCGGACGATATTGTGGACGTTGCCGCGATGGTGGTGTTGCAGGCCACCCTGCGGATGCACTCGACTCAAGGAGCAGGAACTGATGGCGTTCACTGAAACGCGTGATGCAGGCGGCGTCGTGGTGGTGGCCGTGGAGGGACAGCTGATCGTGGCCAACCGGCAGGAGCTCAAGCAGCTGCTGCAGGACGCCCTCGATCGCGGCGATCGTCGCTTCGTGCTCGACTTCACCCCCACGGCCTATATCGACTCGTCCGGTCTCGGTGCGCTGGTCTCGGTGAATCGCAAGGTGCGTGAGGCCGGCGGCGAGCTCCGCCTGGCCGGACTCAACGAGGACCTGCGGGCCCTCTTCGAGTTGACCAAGCTCGACACCTTGTTCACCATCGCCGACACGCCGGCCGGGGCGCTCGTCGGCTTCTGATCGGCCGATGCTGATCGCTGCGCGCCTTCCCAGTCCCGAACCGGACGATCGCGAGCGGTATCGCGTCGTCCTGCCGAGCGACGTGTCGCAGGTGGGGCACCTCGTCGAGGTCGTTGCCGAGTGCTGCTTCGGCCCCGACCCGGTGGCGGGCCGCGCACACTTTCGCGTCTGCACCGTCGTCGCCGAGGCCGTTGCCAATGCGATGCTCTACGGCAACCGCAACGACCCCGCGCTCCGTGTCATCGTCGAGATCGAGCTGCACGCCACGCAGGTCATC from Gemmatimonadota bacterium includes these protein-coding regions:
- the coaD gene encoding pantetheine-phosphate adenylyltransferase, which gives rise to MTRIAIYPGSFDPPTRGHEDLIRRALTMVDRLIVAVAINPAKEPLFTVEERLAMLEEVTDRDPRIEYASFSGLLADFARKRNATIVVRGLRAVSDFEYEFQMAMMNRKLHGSLETVFLVPAVDLTYLSSSLVRTAARFGGNLDGLIHPAVAKALATRFGR
- a CDS encoding STAS domain-containing protein; translated protein: MAFTETRDAGGVVVVAVEGQLIVANRQELKQLLQDALDRGDRRFVLDFTPTAYIDSSGLGALVSVNRKVREAGGELRLAGLNEDLRALFELTKLDTLFTIADTPAGALVGF
- a CDS encoding ATP-binding protein — protein: MLIAARLPSPEPDDRERYRVVLPSDVSQVGHLVEVVAECCFGPDPVAGRAHFRVCTVVAEAVANAMLYGNRNDPALRVIVEIELHATQVIIGVTDEGDGFDPEALPDPTTPEALERTTGRGLYMIRHLADHVAFNDRGNTIWMTLPRC